In Megalopta genalis isolate 19385.01 chromosome 17, iyMegGena1_principal, whole genome shotgun sequence, a single genomic region encodes these proteins:
- the LOC117222808 gene encoding odorant receptor 82a-like isoform X1, whose protein sequence is MIFKKKKFRVCLTEMKLQYTNVESEEDRLVMKSSAKVARFFTTIYVCLGFGGSFPYDIVMPFLSEKVVKADNTTQIPLPYPSNYVFFVIEDPPMYEITFAAQIIVSSMILFINCGTNSLIASMTLHSCGLFKVVNRQLTSLFDRDRDEMGDCLRDVVRHHLKAIRFAEQIEINLNTVFFTELVGSTLIICFLEYGVIMEWEDKNMMSMLIYFLLMSWMFLNVYILSYIGDCLKQESVKVKLMAYYMPWYNYSEEVKQNLRMIMHRPTHPTCFTAAKFFDLSLQGFCDVVKTSAAYLNFLRTMTG, encoded by the exons ATGATCTTCAAGAAGAAAAAGTTCAGAGTCTGCCTGACGGAGATGAAACTGCAGTACACGAACGTTGAGTCCGAAGAAGATCGACTGGTCATGAAGAGCTCCGCCAAAGTCGCCAGATTCTTCACTACCATTTACGTGTGTCTCGGTTTCGGCGGCTCTTTCCCCTATGACATAGTCATGCCATTCTTGTCGGAGAAGGTCGTCAAGGCGGACAATACCACGCAGATCCCATTACCTTACCCGAGCAACTATGTCTTTTTTGTGATCGAGGATCCGCCTATGTACGAGATCACGTTCGCTGCGCAGATAATCGTCAGTAGCATGATACTGTTCATCAATTGTGGGACCAACAGTCTGATTGCCAGTATGACATTGCACAGCTGTGGCTTATTTAAGGTCGTCAATAGACAATTGACGTCGCTCTTCGATCGAGATCGAGATGAAATGGGAGATTGTTTGAGGGATGTTGTTCGGCATCATTTGAAAGCAATTCG atTTGCAGAACAGATCGAGATAAATTTGAACACAGTGTTTTTTACGGAACTGGTCGGCAGTACTCTTATCATATGTTTCCTCGAATATGGAGTTATTATG GAATGGGAAGATAAGAATATGATGAGTATGCTGATATATTTCCTTCTGATGTCATGGATGTTCCTAAATGTGTACATATTATCGTATATCGGCGACTGTCTCAAACAGGAG AGCGTGAAAGTGAAACTAATGGCGTACTACATGCCATGGTACAACTATTCCGAAGAAGTAAAGCAGAATTTAAGAATGATCATGCATCGTCCCACTCATCCGACATGCTTCACCGCTGCGAAGTTTTTCGATCTTTCTCTTCAGGGATTCTGCGAC GTTGTTAAAACCTCCGCAGCGTATTTGAACTTCTTACGAACGATGACAGGATGA
- the LOC117222808 gene encoding uncharacterized protein LOC117222808 isoform X2, whose protein sequence is MIFKKKKFRVCLTEMKLQYTNVESEEDRLVMKSSAKVARFFTTIYVCLGFGGSFPYDIVMPFLSEKVVKADNTTQIPLPYPSNYVFFVIEDPPMYEITFAAQIIVSSMILFINCGTNSLIASMTLHSCGLFKVVNRQLTSLFDRDRDEMGDCLRDVVRHHLKAIRFAEQIEINLNTVFFTELVGSTLIICFLEYGVIMEWEDKNMMSMLIYFLLMSWMFLNVYILSYIGDCLKQESTGRCLIDFIDNKNDGQMQY, encoded by the exons ATGATCTTCAAGAAGAAAAAGTTCAGAGTCTGCCTGACGGAGATGAAACTGCAGTACACGAACGTTGAGTCCGAAGAAGATCGACTGGTCATGAAGAGCTCCGCCAAAGTCGCCAGATTCTTCACTACCATTTACGTGTGTCTCGGTTTCGGCGGCTCTTTCCCCTATGACATAGTCATGCCATTCTTGTCGGAGAAGGTCGTCAAGGCGGACAATACCACGCAGATCCCATTACCTTACCCGAGCAACTATGTCTTTTTTGTGATCGAGGATCCGCCTATGTACGAGATCACGTTCGCTGCGCAGATAATCGTCAGTAGCATGATACTGTTCATCAATTGTGGGACCAACAGTCTGATTGCCAGTATGACATTGCACAGCTGTGGCTTATTTAAGGTCGTCAATAGACAATTGACGTCGCTCTTCGATCGAGATCGAGATGAAATGGGAGATTGTTTGAGGGATGTTGTTCGGCATCATTTGAAAGCAATTCG atTTGCAGAACAGATCGAGATAAATTTGAACACAGTGTTTTTTACGGAACTGGTCGGCAGTACTCTTATCATATGTTTCCTCGAATATGGAGTTATTATG GAATGGGAAGATAAGAATATGATGAGTATGCTGATATATTTCCTTCTGATGTCATGGATGTTCCTAAATGTGTACATATTATCGTATATCGGCGACTGTCTCAAACAGGAG AGCACCGGAAGGTGCTTGATAGACTTCATAGACAACAAAAATGACGGACAAATGCAATATTAA
- the LOC117222872 gene encoding uncharacterized protein LOC117222872, protein MDPRTLLFVVIFSSFGIFINFVISNPIEVPDEETASNIIKILLDCMHSNSETYTGCLIRQKRHHHSHEIDHSCMEPCIGSCIKEKLYEYDSCADNCKYCIKRQNHRKIDIAETSYETICINQNCTHVKGGDNKALTVNVTAHVHIHNHYSTQTTAKQNCPCYYATWQPCYCRPSYPICQYQNQWPCIPDLPQQPPIASLPIGPPMIGPPPTGPQPIGPLPMAPTCENNDCNPATGN, encoded by the exons ATGGATCCGCGAACGTTGCTTTTCGTTGTGATTTTCAGCAGTTTCGGAATATTTATCAACTTCGTTATCTCCAACCCGATCGAAGTACCCGACGAAGAAACTGCAtccaatataataaaaattcttctgGATTGCATGCATTCGAATTCCGAAACGTACACAGGATGCTTAATAAGACAGAAGAGACATCATCACTCGCATGAGATAG ATCATAGTTGCATGGAGCCATGTATAGGATCTTGTATAAAGGAAAAACTGTACGAGTATGATTCCTGTGCGGACAATtgtaaatattgcataaagCGACAGAATCATCGTAAAATTGACATCGCTGAAACCTCCTATGAAACAATATGCATTAACCAAAACTGTACTCACGTTAAAGGCGGTGATAATAAAGCATTAACCGTCAATGTTACTGCTCATGTCCACATTCATAATCACTACAGTACGCAGACGACTG CTAAACAGAATTGTCCGTGTTATTATGCCACTTGGCAACCTTGCTACTGTCGGCCTTCATATCCAATATGCCAGTATCAGAATCAATGGCCCTGCATTCCA GACTTACCGCAACAACCGCCGATCGCTTCACTACCAATCGGTCCACCAATGATCGGTCCACCACCGACCGGTCCACAACCGATCGGTCCACTACCCATGGCTCCAACTTGTGAAAACAATGATTGCAATCCTGCCACTGGAAACTAA